GCAGGACTGTGCACATGTGAAAGTGCACACGCAGTCATTAAATGAAGTAAACAGACCGGGCAGAGTGCTTTAAAGGTGAGACAGGATGAGTGTTAGCCTCATTAAATCTCTACATAATGATCACAATCAGCACATTCAAgttatttcattcattaaaaccAAACAGGAACTGACTCAGCATGTGTAACCCAGGAATTCCCTCTAACAGGTGAGATATCAGCGTCTGATCTGAGAAGTGTttatacaaacaaacaagtaCGTTTCCTTCAAACAGTCTGTTCCTGAGGAAGTGCATTCAAAGAGTGTGCTCATCAAAAACACCTTCATGGTCAGCGCATCTCACCTTCTCAGAGAGGCTTGACTTGATTAGAGTGAGGAGTCTGTAAATGTAGGTCGGTTCAAAAGGTACTCCAGGCCGAATGTCTTTCATGACTTTATCACCAACAGCTGTGGATACAGGAATCAAACGGTATGGTTAATCTGACACATAATGATACCCAAATGTGTGTGGACAGACTGTGTAACACCTCACCTTGCTGTTTGGCTTTAGATGGCACAGGCATGTTGTTGAACTCATTCACCAGCCGTACACTGTCAGAAAGAGAAAAGCATAGATGATGTCTCTGAACACTCAATCAAGCAGTTAAAACTAGAAAATAGAGATGTTACTTACAAGTTGTCTATCATGGGTGTGGAGGTACATGGTCTCTGCGTTTCACTGTGCAGAGGAATGGACTTCATCAGGTGATACATGGGAGGACACGCGATCAGGGCCTGTAGGGTCTGAGTGTTCAGAGTCAGGGAGGGAAACAGCATCGGAGGAAAACAGTAACtcttttgcacaaatatttttaatctgGCACAGATGGATGAATTAGTTCTGATTTAATGAAACTCCTGGCTTCATTTTGAAGCTTTTAAAATTTGAGATGCATTTTGAACTGAATTTCCAAGAAGAAGAATCAATTCCAAATAGAAAAAGGGAGGGATggtcataaaaacaacaacaaaaggacaAGACATTCATGAGTCATGTAacctataaaaataaaaatgccacCTTAAGAAATGTTTGTGGACTTTAAATAAGTCTGATGAATTATAATAAAGCTTTCATTTCTGAATGATTAATAACAAATCATAAGATTAATGGATAGGTTTAAGAAATAGCAGTTAGATGCTctcttacaaaataaaacattgaaaaacaCAAGCTTGACTGAGACAAAGCACTATTTATCCTTTGTGGCATTATGTTTAATTAGAGCTAATACTCAACCCATAGTCAAATGTGGAAGCAGGACAAAAGTGTTTTTAGGGGGTGCCTGCAAAAAGCAGAGTAAAAGGATACAGCGTTGATATAGCACCAGTTTCCCTTGTTGATCAGTCCTCTCGGCTGCAAAGACACTGGTTTATGTATCAACTTCACATTCTCAATAAGTTCTGGGgattcaggaaaaaaagcacaactttcttaaacatacaTGTAGATGAAtatatacaataaaaacaacataagtACAAGGTTTTGGGGACTTTTGGGCTTTTAGGTCATCAAAACTGTTGTTCAATGATAAATCTTATCCAGAAACATTGCTACAACAAATAAGCACATTTTTACAAGTGTTCATTCCTATACTGCTGTCCCTTGTGGTAACAACATCAGAGACTGGCAAATAGGAAAAACTTTGATTTACCACGCCTAGGAAGGGAGACTggcattaaaaaacacaactcCCATGGTAACGTGGACAGTTCATGTCAGTACAGTTATGAATTtctcaaaagaaaaacagccatAAAAGGAAAGCTGtcaaaaaagactaaaacacCAAATGTTTCAAGTACACTCtgaaaaacatggtttaaaagCGACCCACttcttttattctcatttttctgcagctccGGTAATTACTactcattcactgtgccagtgGCTTTGCCTTTTCTAATGTTgttacaaaacatttctgtataaCATCATCAAGtatttgaattaaaaagtgCCACTGTATCATGCTGACCCACAAAGACTTTAATCAGAGCTCCTGTGGAGGAGAGGTGTGGCATATTGTTTCATAGACACTATTATGAAATATGACTGGTTTTATGAAATATCTAACGAGAGGACGGCTTCATGAAGAACTGAGTAACCTTTAAGAGAGTGGCTCTTTTTTCAAAAACTGTTTACTATAAATCCTTTATGAAAAATGTcctaaataaaatatttctccCTGCAAGACACAGTTGTGCAAATGCCCAGGCATGCTCCTTTTGTTTAAAGTGTGCTCTCTGTGAcatcaaagtggaaaaatgtgcttAAATGCACTGTGctcaaaatgtgtcaaactatGTTGAAAAAGTTATTATCACCATGTTGCACCTTACTcgctattttttgtttttcatagtgcatcagtccagtgtttttattctcaacTGACTGCTCCTAAATGGGATATTTTTAGACCGAAAACCTAACACAAAGCCTCCTGGTTCACAATAACACATGAATAAAACTTCCATCCAAACACTAAGCAAAGCACTAAGCAAATATTCCTGGATAGTGCTGGTTAGAAAGACAGCGGGCCTGAAATGTGCAGTTTCATCAGtgagttaaaagtaaaagtaactGCTAAGTTTCCCTACTGCCCTGAGGGAACAAATgcataacatttaaaacatgtgaGCACACATGCAACAAACATCGGCTAACAGAAACCTAAAAGGCTGCAAACTGCTTATGAACCTGGAAATTAATAGCTGGAAACAACACATGGAGCAGACTTGAATGGAAAAAAGTTCAGAAAGATGTGGGCCAGCAACAGACTGATGTATATTCTATGTTTTTGCaaattctaaaataaatgaACCACAAAAGGAATCTAAAACTCACTCTAAACAgcatatgtttgtgttttcacttcAACAGAGCCTCGCCACATGAAACAAACCTcacttgtttttcctttgtttgtttactgGCCAGAATGGATGAACAAAATGTCTAAAAGGATTATCTTTTGGATGAAATTATTCAGGTTCACCTTGTTGGCTGTTGAGGCTCAGGCTCTGTAGATTATTTCAGaaaatagaaaactgaaaataagtCAGTATTTCAAATGGTATATAAACAATACCATTAAATAATACTTCAGCAATATTTGTAACCACCTCAGAATGACTTCAAAAATACTATATACACTAGTATTTAACATCCAAATTGTCCAATTTGGAAATGTAGAAAACTAAAGTGCACTGAAGTACTTCACAGAaagatctgagaaaaaaaactctcCATCTACAGTGGAACAGCAGAACATCATTTTGCTAAGAAAAAAACCTTGCAAAATAAACCCTGCCTTTCAAACACTGTAGGTTACACAAATGTGACGTGTTAAACTATTACATCTATGTTGTACCACCATCTAGTGTTCATTTCTTGAATTTCTTGAACATGGGTGCAAAATGCCCATGACTCTTTCCAACATTGCAAAGGCCCAAACTTTAAAAGCAGCTCCAGTTTAAAATATATGCTCAAATTTGGTACACTGTAACAGTTCTATGTGATGCAATGCAACAAGTCTCACACAAATGCAGCTTTATAAAATGTGATAACTATCAGTTAGCTCAGCACTGTCAGAgcagttttaaataaacatctttgGAACCAATGTCTTGCAAGCTGAATTATAATAAACAGTGTACATAACTGTTCATCCAGTTTACATTAATAAGAGCAGCAGTATTTGGAAACACATTAAAGTGCAGTGCAACACAATACCTCCATCCACACTGAGCCAAAGTACAGTTGTTATCATTCTGACACTGAAACAAACATTGAATAATAATAAGCTGCTTAAAAATATAACTTGTAGAACTGTTGTGTTTGATAATATTGTACAGGTGTATCTTAGAAGTGGCCTTAGGTGTTGACAGCATATAAAAATCATCTGAAGATGATGAAATTGGACAACAGATTACTTCTAGATTCCTAGAACATGTTAAATGCTTTAACCCACATCAAACTAAATGAGTAGGAACTGTAGAATTGTTTCAATACTGCCACCTAGTGGAGGGAGTGTATACTAAGCAGCAAAGCtcattctcagaattttaagcaaaaacattaaatgacaGGTAAGAAAATCATCCTTTTCCTTTAATACCTGCAAGTTTAGGGGCCATAGGATCCTCTGATACATGGACAGGGCTATCTTTAACCTCTCCAACTTTCTCAGGCTGCTCTGGTGTAGCGGGGGTGGGTGACACCACTTCCACAACATTTTTTACCTCCACAAAGGCCTGAGGGCCTCCAGGCAGAGGTTTGGAGTTGTGAAAGAGGCTTGCCCAAGATTTGGGGAGGTTGGCAGTGGGTGCAGCTTGAGTTGCAGGCGTATGGGCCTGCTCAGTCCCTGCTGACTGAGCAGAAGAGTCTGGGGAGACCTGCTGAGCCTGCTCCCCACTCTCACAGTCTTCTTTGTGTCCGTCTGCACTGACAGGAGTATTGGGCTCCGACAGCCCGTTAGCTACTGCACTGTCTGCTAGCTCCCTTCCTTCCAGCTCAGTAGTCATAATGGATGTGGCAACAGAGGGGGCTGCCACAGCAGCTGAAGGTGGAAGAGGTGATTTGGAGCGGGGGCTTTGTGAAGTATCTGAAAGATCAGAGCTCTGTGGGGCCAAAAGATCTGGCTGCTGATCTGCAGTCCTTGGTCCCTCTGTCATCCCTCTGCTTTGAGAGGATGATGACGAGGAGGAAGTTGCATTGTTGCCGTCTGATAAAGAAGGAGCTCCACCTGTTAAGTCCAAAGAAGAGTCATCAGGGCTATCACAAGTCCTCTGATTGGCAGTGGCTGTAGGGGCAAACTTGGCTGCTGCCACAGCAGCTGTTgatgttgccatggaaacaggTCCAGGGGTGGAAAGTTCTGCCCCTGACAAAGCCTTACTGTCCACATCTTCAGGACTGTGGTGTGGGCCACTGAGTGCATGTCCGTTCACCAGCGCTGCGACAGGCGTCCCATCTGCCgcactgctgctgttgttgttgttgctgctgcctGAGGGATCCAGGTAGTTGTAATACCCTGGCGGTcgctttttctttttcttcctctctcgcTGCCCCAGACTGCCAGGGAGTCCGTCCATGTCCTGGCATGCCTGGTGATTGTCCAGGGCCGAGGCCTCTGAGTCAGGCCCGTCCAGTGAGTTGAAGTGAGCTCCGTCAGGGTCGTCAGCTGCTGAAGGAGTCGTCTGCTGAGCCTTCTGGCCTGACTGACAGCCCAAGATGAACTCCGGCGCCTGGGGGTTGAGGGTGCTTGACACCTTGTATAAAGGATCGTTCACACCGACAGGCTTGGAATCCATCACCTCGTCAACGCCAAACTCGATGTGCTGATAGTCTTCTGctgcagaaacatttcaaacaattaGAAACACATAGCTCAATTTACTGTTACagacaaattacaaaaaatatcatACACCTTTTTACTctgtacagtaaaaaaaatacccTTTTTTCAGAACAAATAGGCCATCATCCAAAAGGGGTCGTGGGAGCTTTCTGACAGGATCAGACAtccaaataaaatgaaaaaaatcctgctggatcTATTTTTGActccaacaacaacaactgttGTGTCTATGCTCAACTACACCACATTCCTCCTGGGCTTTTTTTAGATCTCAGAAATGCTGCAAACAAATACAGTAGTAGGGGATTctactttaaagattaaattagACAAATTATGGAGCATCAGCGCTGGCGTCATTTCATTTCTATCAAAAACTGACAAAGATGTGGTGGGGGCTTGGGTCATTTTTGGAGGCCTAGTCTTCTTTTAATTTCTGTTCTGTATAACTAAAAAACCACAATAACATCAACTTCTAATTGTTTAAGTTATCAATCTGTTAACAAATGCATTAAGTAGATTTGGGCAGtctgtgttaatgttttttaaggGGTCTTTTGATTGAAACAGCAATAACATTTGATGGAATTATAAGGTTATACAGAAATAAGTTACTGTGGTTTTAGGTAAATCAAAAATCTTTTAGCCATTGCTAATTTCACGAAAAATTTCAGATGTAAATTTTTCAAAGGCAGCATCTAATCAAATTATGCCAACTGAAACTTTTTGCTAATGTGGCCATTTTCCAAAACTGAGTAACTTTAGGGGTTTaacagttcacagaggtcacgtTTGAGTTCGTACCTGGGTTTTTTGGTCATGGTTTGGTTCATTGGTAAAATAGATAAAATCCTGACCTTATAGGCCTAATTCAAAGTTTTCCTCATTTATTAATATTACTTGTTACTTTTAAACTTGACAATCTACAGTTTGATCCTTTTGGCATGAAAACTGCCTGTGATAGTTGTTACAGGCGGTGGTGTATTAAGcctgaagaaaataaaaaataaaaacatttttttaaaaagatgctaAATTAAAAGGAACAAAGATGTGAATGGTCCAATTTCTCATTAGAATAATACAATTAATAAAgcataacaataaaaataaaacgcATTTATAGTGCCTTTGTAAGGAATCATATCTAATTTATATAGCAGGACACCCTCAAATTAAACAGCTATATGCTGATAGGTAGAGGTAAAGAACACCTGCTATAGTGTGTATTACTTGTGTAAAATCAAGACTCGTGTTCGTCAGAGAGGGATAGATCACATAAACACAGGATGACACGTAACGGAGGCAAAGCAGAGCGCCTAATACACACGTGTAGCCACTGTTCTCTACTTCTGTGTATGAGTGTATGGCCTTATGTATTAGCATAGCTTAAGTCATTGACCTTCTCTGCTTTCAATCTTGCTTTAAAACACAGTGTAGAGAAGTTGgcaagaggaggaaaaagccAGAGTATCTCGCCACTCCTCTGCTACTGCACCTGTAGCAGATTTTTCTTATTCCTGTGTTCTGTTTTGcttgcttctttttcttctttggttGTTTAAAAGATGTTAGCTAACACTTGAGAGAGTTACTGCTGACACCACTGTCAGGGAATACTACGTGCATCGATCTGTGACGGTTTGGGATGAATAcaaataccgttacacccctaatttatatataaataaatgttagaTATTGTCTTCTATTTCTACTAAACATTCCTGACTTGAAGAAAAGTGTCATTTTGGACATTTGGTTCTTTTGTTTCAAATTATCcattaaaactcaaaacaaaaataaaaaaaaattaaatatatgtcAACATTAAAAGGCAAATTTACTCTGTCATTCAGTTAAAATGTGTtgattaaataataattaaGCAGTAAGAGGGCAAGGTGAAAAGgtgaataaacagaaaaaattagtaaatgcaaatcaaaaagggagagagagaaacgtTCAGGAGTCTTATATCATGAGTACCCCAAACTGTAAATTCTGACATCTGCAGCGGTTAAGAGAGGATGAAAACAGCGGTTACCCTCCTCTACTGGATTAGCTCTTCTGTTAGTGTTAACATGACTGTAAAGTTCAGTCAGCAGTAAACCTTTCATAATGTAAGTCTAGAATATGTACACACATGTTAGCATCACATAAAACCATCACTTTGCCCTTAGTAAATTAGCTGTGATTGTTAAATCATCTGAAAATACAGTTTATCTTTAAGAGAGCAGTGGTGAAAATGCATTATATGCAGGAGAAGATAAGATACTCGTCAGTATCTTGAGCATGCAAAGCTCTACAGATTTTACCCACAGGCAAGAGAGAAATACAGGCG
This sequence is a window from Cheilinus undulatus linkage group 1, ASM1832078v1, whole genome shotgun sequence. Protein-coding genes within it:
- the usp10 gene encoding ubiquitin carboxyl-terminal hydrolase 10 isoform X1, which encodes MASYSNQYIFGEFSPDEINQFFVTPRCYVELPPFNDKVPCVSQSSGSYCTPAVPYIMESMGLQVCAEDYQHIEFGVDEVMDSKPVGVNDPLYKVSSTLNPQAPEFILGCQSGQKAQQTTPSAADDPDGAHFNSLDGPDSEASALDNHQACQDMDGLPGSLGQRERKKKKKRPPGYYNYLDPSGSSNNNNSSSAADGTPVAALVNGHALSGPHHSPEDVDSKALSGAELSTPGPVSMATSTAAVAAAKFAPTATANQRTCDSPDDSSLDLTGGAPSLSDGNNATSSSSSSSQSRGMTEGPRTADQQPDLLAPQSSDLSDTSQSPRSKSPLPPSAAVAAPSVATSIMTTELEGRELADSAVANGLSEPNTPVSADGHKEDCESGEQAQQVSPDSSAQSAGTEQAHTPATQAAPTANLPKSWASLFHNSKPLPGGPQAFVEVKNVVEVVSPTPATPEQPEKVGEVKDSPVHVSEDPMAPKLAELIENVKLIHKPVSLQPRGLINKGNWCYINATLQALIACPPMYHLMKSIPLHSETQRPCTSTPMIDNFVRLVNEFNNMPVPSKAKQQAVGDKVMKDIRPGVPFEPTYIYRLLTLIKSSLSEKGRQEDAEEYLGFTLNGLHEEMLALKKLISPQEEKAPTPNGPESQPGVEEDDADKEEEGSEDEWEQVGPRNKTSITRQADFVRTPITDIFGGHIRSVVYQQNSKESATLQPFFTLQLDIQSEKIRTVQEALETLVARESVQGYTSKTKQEIEISRRVTLEELPPVLVLHLKRFVFEKTGGCQKLTKNIDYPVDLEISKDLLSSGVRSKVVKGQRTYRLFAVVYHHGNSATGGHYTTDVFHIGLNGWLRIDDQIVKVINQYHVVKQTAERTAYLLYYRRVDLL
- the usp10 gene encoding ubiquitin carboxyl-terminal hydrolase 10 isoform X3, which translates into the protein MASYSNQYIFGEFSPDEINQFFVTPRCYVELPPFNDKVPCVSQSSAEDYQHIEFGVDEVMDSKPVGVNDPLYKVSSTLNPQAPEFILGCQSGQKAQQTTPSAADDPDGAHFNSLDGPDSEASALDNHQACQDMDGLPGSLGQRERKKKKKRPPGYYNYLDPSGSSNNNNSSSAADGTPVAALVNGHALSGPHHSPEDVDSKALSGAELSTPGPVSMATSTAAVAAAKFAPTATANQRTCDSPDDSSLDLTGGAPSLSDGNNATSSSSSSSQSRGMTEGPRTADQQPDLLAPQSSDLSDTSQSPRSKSPLPPSAAVAAPSVATSIMTTELEGRELADSAVANGLSEPNTPVSADGHKEDCESGEQAQQVSPDSSAQSAGTEQAHTPATQAAPTANLPKSWASLFHNSKPLPGGPQAFVEVKNVVEVVSPTPATPEQPEKVGEVKDSPVHVSEDPMAPKLAELIENVKLIHKPVSLQPRGLINKGNWCYINATLQALIACPPMYHLMKSIPLHSETQRPCTSTPMIDNFVRLVNEFNNMPVPSKAKQQAVGDKVMKDIRPGVPFEPTYIYRLLTLIKSSLSEKGRQEDAEEYLGFTLNGLHEEMLALKKLISPQEEKAPTPNGPESQPGVEEDDADKEEEGSEDEWEQVGPRNKTSITRQADFVRTPITDIFGGHIRSVVYQQNSKESATLQPFFTLQLDIQSEKIRTVQEALETLVARESVQGYTSKTKQEIEISRRVTLEELPPVLVLHLKRFVFEKTGGCQKLTKNIDYPVDLEISKDLLSSGVRSKVVKGQRTYRLFAVVYHHGNSATGGHYTTDVFHIGLNGWLRIDDQIVKVINQYHVVKQTAERTAYLLYYRRVDLL
- the usp10 gene encoding ubiquitin carboxyl-terminal hydrolase 10 isoform X4, producing the protein MASYSNQYIFGEFSPDEINQFFVTPRCYVELPPFNDKVPCVSQSSEDYQHIEFGVDEVMDSKPVGVNDPLYKVSSTLNPQAPEFILGCQSGQKAQQTTPSAADDPDGAHFNSLDGPDSEASALDNHQACQDMDGLPGSLGQRERKKKKKRPPGYYNYLDPSGSSNNNNSSSAADGTPVAALVNGHALSGPHHSPEDVDSKALSGAELSTPGPVSMATSTAAVAAAKFAPTATANQRTCDSPDDSSLDLTGGAPSLSDGNNATSSSSSSSQSRGMTEGPRTADQQPDLLAPQSSDLSDTSQSPRSKSPLPPSAAVAAPSVATSIMTTELEGRELADSAVANGLSEPNTPVSADGHKEDCESGEQAQQVSPDSSAQSAGTEQAHTPATQAAPTANLPKSWASLFHNSKPLPGGPQAFVEVKNVVEVVSPTPATPEQPEKVGEVKDSPVHVSEDPMAPKLAELIENVKLIHKPVSLQPRGLINKGNWCYINATLQALIACPPMYHLMKSIPLHSETQRPCTSTPMIDNFVRLVNEFNNMPVPSKAKQQAVGDKVMKDIRPGVPFEPTYIYRLLTLIKSSLSEKGRQEDAEEYLGFTLNGLHEEMLALKKLISPQEEKAPTPNGPESQPGVEEDDADKEEEGSEDEWEQVGPRNKTSITRQADFVRTPITDIFGGHIRSVVYQQNSKESATLQPFFTLQLDIQSEKIRTVQEALETLVARESVQGYTSKTKQEIEISRRVTLEELPPVLVLHLKRFVFEKTGGCQKLTKNIDYPVDLEISKDLLSSGVRSKVVKGQRTYRLFAVVYHHGNSATGGHYTTDVFHIGLNGWLRIDDQIVKVINQYHVVKQTAERTAYLLYYRRVDLL
- the usp10 gene encoding ubiquitin carboxyl-terminal hydrolase 10 isoform X2; its protein translation is MASYSNQYIFGEFSPDEINQFFVTPRCYVELPPFNDKVPCVSQSSGSYCTPAVPYIMESMGLQVCEDYQHIEFGVDEVMDSKPVGVNDPLYKVSSTLNPQAPEFILGCQSGQKAQQTTPSAADDPDGAHFNSLDGPDSEASALDNHQACQDMDGLPGSLGQRERKKKKKRPPGYYNYLDPSGSSNNNNSSSAADGTPVAALVNGHALSGPHHSPEDVDSKALSGAELSTPGPVSMATSTAAVAAAKFAPTATANQRTCDSPDDSSLDLTGGAPSLSDGNNATSSSSSSSQSRGMTEGPRTADQQPDLLAPQSSDLSDTSQSPRSKSPLPPSAAVAAPSVATSIMTTELEGRELADSAVANGLSEPNTPVSADGHKEDCESGEQAQQVSPDSSAQSAGTEQAHTPATQAAPTANLPKSWASLFHNSKPLPGGPQAFVEVKNVVEVVSPTPATPEQPEKVGEVKDSPVHVSEDPMAPKLAELIENVKLIHKPVSLQPRGLINKGNWCYINATLQALIACPPMYHLMKSIPLHSETQRPCTSTPMIDNFVRLVNEFNNMPVPSKAKQQAVGDKVMKDIRPGVPFEPTYIYRLLTLIKSSLSEKGRQEDAEEYLGFTLNGLHEEMLALKKLISPQEEKAPTPNGPESQPGVEEDDADKEEEGSEDEWEQVGPRNKTSITRQADFVRTPITDIFGGHIRSVVYQQNSKESATLQPFFTLQLDIQSEKIRTVQEALETLVARESVQGYTSKTKQEIEISRRVTLEELPPVLVLHLKRFVFEKTGGCQKLTKNIDYPVDLEISKDLLSSGVRSKVVKGQRTYRLFAVVYHHGNSATGGHYTTDVFHIGLNGWLRIDDQIVKVINQYHVVKQTAERTAYLLYYRRVDLL